From one Chanodichthys erythropterus isolate Z2021 chromosome 3, ASM2448905v1, whole genome shotgun sequence genomic stretch:
- the grapa gene encoding GRB2 related adaptor protein a: MEAVALYNFCATESDELSFQKGDVLKITNMEDDPNWYTAELVNRKGYVPKNYISVRPHAWFAGRISRHVAENRLRQQECGSFLVRESESAPGEFSMSVSYGDHVQHFKVLKDRDGYYFVWEEIFPSLNQLVDFYKTNSIAKERTVFLRDTEHTLKRPHHAHALFDFNPEHNSQLHFLRGDVIDLLDCSDSQRWKGRCRGCVGFFPPEFVQPMYH, from the exons ATGGAAGCAGTTGCTCTTTACAACTTTTGTGCAACGGAAAGTGACGAGCTTAGCTTTCAGAAGGGAGATGTACTCAAG ATCACTAATATGGAAGATGATCCTAACTGGTACACAGCAGAGTTGGTGAACAGGAAGGGCTACGTACCTAAAAACTATATCAGCGTCAGGCCACACGC ATGGTTTGCGGGCCGTATCTCCAGACATGTGGCCGAGAATCGACTGCGCCAGCAGGAATGTGGAAGCTTCTTAGTTAGAGAAAGTGAGAGTGCACCTGGAGAGTTCTCTATGTCAGTGAG CTATGGGGATCACGTACAGCATTTCAAGGTGTTAAAGGATAGAGATGGCTATTACTTTGTTTGGGAAGAGATCTTCCCTTCCTTAAATCAGCTTGTGGACTTCTACAAGACCAACAGCATTGCAAAAGAAAGGACTGTGTTTCTGAGGGATACAGAACATACACTAAAG AGGCCCCATCATGCACATGCCCTGTTTGACTTCAATCCAGAGCACAACTCCCAGCTGCACTTCCTGCGGGGTGATGTCATAGACCTGCTGGACTGCTCAGATTCTCAACGCTGGAAAGGTCGTTGCCGTGGATGTGTGGGCTTTTTCCCCCCTGAGTTCGTCCAGCCCATGTATCACTGA